One window of Candidatus Mycobacterium wuenschmannii genomic DNA carries:
- a CDS encoding TVP38/TMEM64 family protein → MTRRPIDRIADSLRPLGSALATTARQISTRRLAWTGLAVAAMVAVALLVRLPSAIQLRDWSTSMGPWLPLAFLGAHIVVTVLPFPRTAFTLAAGLLFGPALGIGLAVVASTVSALIALGLVRAAGWQLSRLVRHAAVDRVDARLRERGWLAVLSLRLVPVVPFAPLNYAAGASGVRVLPYTLATVAGLVPGTSAVVILGDALTGHVSPLLVLISACTGLVGLALFGYEIRRYRTHHHAAQTDPDDAAAPAAFRR, encoded by the coding sequence GTGACCCGGCGCCCGATCGACCGAATCGCCGACTCGCTGCGCCCGCTGGGCTCGGCGCTGGCGACCACCGCGCGCCAGATTTCCACGCGTCGGCTCGCGTGGACCGGTCTGGCGGTCGCCGCCATGGTCGCGGTGGCGCTGCTGGTCCGGTTGCCGAGCGCGATCCAGTTGCGGGACTGGTCGACGTCGATGGGCCCCTGGTTGCCGTTGGCGTTTCTCGGCGCTCACATCGTCGTCACCGTGCTGCCGTTCCCGCGGACGGCCTTCACGCTCGCCGCCGGACTGTTGTTCGGGCCGGCGCTCGGAATCGGGCTGGCGGTGGTGGCCAGCACGGTCAGCGCGCTGATCGCCCTGGGATTGGTCCGGGCCGCGGGCTGGCAACTCAGCCGCCTGGTTCGGCACGCGGCCGTCGACCGCGTCGACGCCCGGCTGCGCGAGCGCGGCTGGCTGGCGGTGCTGTCGCTGCGGCTGGTCCCGGTGGTGCCGTTCGCCCCGCTGAACTATGCCGCCGGCGCGTCGGGAGTCCGGGTGCTGCCCTACACGCTGGCGACGGTGGCGGGACTGGTGCCCGGAACCTCGGCCGTGGTAATCCTCGGCGACGCGCTCACCGGCCACGTCAGTCCACTGCTGGTGCTGATCTCCGCGTGCACCGGCTTGGTCGGGCTGGCGTTGTTCGGCTACGAAATCCGCCGGTACCGCACCCACCACCACGCCGCGCAGACCGACCCCGACGACGCAGCGGCGCCCGCGGCATTTCGTCGATAG
- a CDS encoding NifU family protein translates to MIPLHATATADPQQLRWVVAAERLPTRGAVRGAPMRLGALLDDGVIDEIAVRPADVLITLRRGETWRQWGDVIRQALSDALQDPASWRVDAVDDTAALAAIAAELLAGPVGALAESHGGAIELVSVQGDRVNVRLSGACHGCPAAAGTLHDTLQRELRLRSGTDVTVNDETRSPAMPLGRRLLSLIVR, encoded by the coding sequence ATGATCCCGCTGCACGCCACAGCGACCGCCGACCCCCAGCAACTGCGCTGGGTGGTCGCTGCCGAGCGGCTGCCCACCCGCGGCGCGGTGCGGGGGGCCCCAATGCGTCTCGGCGCGCTGCTCGACGACGGGGTGATCGACGAAATCGCCGTGCGCCCAGCCGATGTGCTCATCACCCTGCGCCGCGGCGAGACCTGGCGGCAGTGGGGCGACGTGATCCGTCAGGCGCTGTCCGACGCCCTGCAGGATCCGGCCTCCTGGCGGGTCGACGCGGTCGACGACACCGCCGCACTGGCCGCGATCGCCGCCGAACTGCTCGCCGGACCCGTCGGCGCCTTGGCCGAATCGCACGGCGGGGCGATCGAATTGGTGTCGGTGCAGGGCGACCGCGTGAACGTCCGGTTGTCGGGCGCCTGCCACGGCTGCCCGGCGGCGGCCGGCACGCTGCACGACACCCTGCAGCGCGAGCTGCGGTTGCGGTCCGGTACGGACGTCACGGTCAACGACGAAACACGTTCACCGGCAATGCCTTTGGGCCGCAGACTGCTGTCGCTGATCGTCCGCTGA
- the feoB gene encoding ferrous iron transporter B yields the protein MTACHDVEGSAVAVADVRRVALVGSPNAGKTSVFNHLTGLRAKTGNYPGVTVGRSVGTTTSTDGVPVAVEDLPGTYSLDPISPDEQVVTDLLAGSYPGIDPPDALILVADATTLRRSILLIGQVLRLDQPCLLALTMGDELTARGGRIDVGALSAALGIPVAPVVAHRGSGIDAVRQRLASFEQWQRPPVLPPTDPADIDAWGESVLEAADYVAPQPDQRTRRIDRVLLHPLWGTVTFFAMMFAFFQVLFTAAAPLRDGIGSALIWLGGQVADHVGNPVLRGLLSQGLIGGVGTVLQFLPQIVLLFCLLAFLESVGYMSRAAFLMDRVMAKTGLEGRAFVAMLSSFACAIPGIMATRTLPSSRDRIATIITAPLMTCSARLPVYTLLVGLLVAPQTRWWGLSAQGVTMFLLYLGGGLSALIAAFVVKSTILRGDLLPFTMELPPYRLPSIQAMLAAMWSAARVFLRKAGTIILATSLVLWALLNLPIREAQTREMSATEATAFVMNHSYAADVGRAVEPVFAPLGFDWRTDIALVGSLSAREVFVSTLGQVAAASDPDAPQQALATMTNDRGQRIFTAPTVIALMVYFMFALQCMSTIAVMRRETNSWRWPTFAFGYMFVLAWTMAFVARSVATGLGA from the coding sequence ATGACGGCCTGCCATGACGTCGAAGGCTCCGCGGTCGCCGTCGCCGACGTCCGCCGCGTGGCGCTGGTCGGCAGCCCCAACGCCGGCAAGACCAGCGTCTTCAACCACCTGACCGGGCTGCGCGCCAAGACTGGCAACTATCCGGGCGTCACGGTTGGCCGCAGTGTCGGAACCACTACTTCTACCGACGGGGTCCCGGTCGCGGTCGAGGACCTGCCCGGCACCTACAGTCTCGACCCGATCAGCCCGGACGAACAGGTCGTCACCGACCTGCTGGCCGGCTCGTATCCCGGGATCGACCCGCCCGACGCGCTGATCCTGGTCGCCGATGCCACCACCCTGCGGCGGTCGATCCTGCTGATCGGTCAGGTGCTCCGCCTGGACCAGCCGTGCCTGCTGGCCCTGACCATGGGTGACGAACTCACGGCCCGTGGCGGCCGCATCGACGTCGGCGCGCTGTCGGCGGCCCTCGGCATCCCGGTCGCTCCGGTGGTGGCCCACCGCGGCTCTGGCATCGACGCCGTCCGTCAGCGGCTCGCCTCGTTCGAGCAGTGGCAGCGACCGCCGGTGCTGCCGCCGACCGACCCGGCCGACATCGACGCGTGGGGCGAGTCGGTGCTCGAGGCCGCCGATTACGTTGCGCCGCAACCGGATCAGCGCACCCGCCGCATCGACCGGGTCCTGCTGCATCCGCTGTGGGGCACGGTCACGTTCTTCGCGATGATGTTCGCGTTCTTCCAGGTGCTGTTCACCGCCGCCGCGCCGTTGCGGGACGGCATCGGCAGCGCGCTGATCTGGCTCGGCGGCCAGGTCGCCGACCACGTCGGCAACCCCGTGCTGCGCGGACTCCTCAGCCAGGGCCTCATCGGCGGAGTCGGGACCGTCCTGCAGTTCCTGCCGCAGATCGTGTTGCTGTTCTGTTTGCTCGCTTTCTTGGAGAGCGTCGGCTACATGTCGCGGGCGGCGTTCCTGATGGACCGCGTAATGGCCAAGACCGGACTGGAGGGCCGCGCGTTCGTCGCGATGCTGTCGTCGTTCGCCTGCGCGATCCCGGGCATCATGGCGACCCGGACGCTGCCGTCCTCGCGGGACCGGATCGCCACCATCATTACCGCGCCGTTGATGACGTGCTCGGCGCGACTGCCGGTGTACACGCTGCTGGTCGGCCTGCTGGTGGCGCCGCAAACGCGGTGGTGGGGCCTCAGCGCGCAGGGCGTCACGATGTTCCTGCTCTACCTGGGCGGCGGGCTGTCGGCCCTGATCGCCGCCTTCGTGGTCAAATCCACGATCCTGCGTGGGGACCTGCTGCCGTTCACCATGGAGCTACCGCCCTACCGGCTGCCGTCGATCCAGGCGATGCTGGCGGCGATGTGGAGCGCGGCGCGGGTGTTCCTGCGCAAGGCCGGGACCATCATCCTGGCCACCTCGCTGGTGCTGTGGGCGCTGCTCAACCTGCCTATTCGCGAAGCGCAGACGCGCGAGATGTCCGCGACCGAGGCCACTGCGTTCGTGATGAACCACAGCTACGCCGCCGACGTGGGCCGCGCCGTCGAGCCGGTCTTTGCGCCGCTCGGTTTCGACTGGCGCACCGACATCGCGTTGGTCGGCTCGCTGTCGGCCCGCGAGGTGTTCGTCTCGACCCTCGGGCAGGTAGCGGCCGCTAGCGACCCGGACGCTCCGCAGCAGGCGTTGGCCACGATGACGAATGATCGCGGGCAGCGAATCTTCACCGCGCCCACGGTGATTGCGCTGATGGTGTATTTCATGTTCGCGTTGCAGTGCATGTCCACGATTGCGGTGATGCGCCGCGAGACCAATTCTTGGCGATGGCCGACGTTCGCGTTCGGCTACATGTTCGTGCTGGCCTGGACGATGGCATTCGTTGCGCGCTCGGTCGCGACGGGCCTGGGCGCATGA
- a CDS encoding FeoA family protein, whose translation MAVQPRGARGESRTIALAQLPPGQWATVVGTIAEANPVIANRLNQLGFRARARVDVVRRAPLGDPTIYRVHDTELCLRRREAQLIEVLPEADR comes from the coding sequence ATGGCTGTTCAACCACGGGGCGCGCGCGGTGAATCTCGCACCATCGCGCTGGCCCAGCTGCCGCCCGGACAGTGGGCGACGGTGGTGGGAACGATCGCCGAGGCCAATCCGGTGATCGCGAACCGCCTAAATCAGTTGGGCTTTCGGGCGAGGGCCCGCGTCGACGTCGTCCGTCGGGCGCCACTCGGCGACCCGACCATCTACCGGGTGCACGACACCGAACTGTGCCTGCGCCGCCGCGAAGCTCAGCTCATCGAAGTCCTTCCCGAAGCAGACCGATGA
- the mutA gene encoding methylmalonyl-CoA mutase small subunit codes for MSVDVSAEPADLAQGRARWRTAVAGVLAKSTKRDADDLGPEPEQMLETPTYEAVAIRALYTALDELPEPPLPGEWPFLRGADALRDVKSGWKVAESIPATRVAGVAAEDVNSAVLAGLAEGVSALLVRVGESGIAPAQLEKVFDGVYLSMAPVILDAGADYRAAADALLELVSRVEDDQRAILSIDLGADPLTAPLSDRPAPTIDEVVGLARTVADQPGVRAITVDGPAFHNLGANATWELAGSIATAVSYLRVLTESGLPVTKALAQISFRLAADDDQFLTIAKVRALRRLWARVAEVVGEPDRGGAVVHAETSLPMMTQRDPWVNMLRTTLAAFGAGVGGADTVLVFPFDVAIDGGFPGMATSFARRMARNIQLLLLEESHVGRILDPAGGSWFVEDLTDQLANQAWQSFQAVEQRGGFIDARGYITEQIAEIAARRTDDIAHRKTAITGVNEYPNLAEAALPQSDSAYSPLAAGKLIRYAAQFEALRDRSDAFLERTGARPTALLLPLGPLAEHNIRATFASNLLASGGIEAVNPGTVDADGIAKAVTDAGAPVVAVICGTDGRYSDEASAVVRAAHDAGVTHVCLAGPQKSVTEADHQPDDFLTAKINAVEALSNLLDRLGA; via the coding sequence GTGTCAGTCGATGTGTCCGCTGAACCTGCCGACCTGGCACAAGGCCGTGCGCGCTGGCGCACCGCGGTGGCCGGGGTCCTGGCCAAGAGCACGAAGCGTGACGCTGACGATCTCGGGCCCGAGCCCGAGCAGATGCTCGAAACACCGACCTACGAGGCCGTCGCGATCCGCGCGCTCTACACCGCCCTCGACGAGCTGCCGGAACCACCGCTGCCGGGTGAATGGCCGTTCCTGCGCGGCGCCGACGCGCTGCGCGACGTCAAGTCCGGCTGGAAAGTCGCCGAGTCGATTCCGGCGACCCGGGTCGCCGGGGTGGCGGCCGAAGACGTCAACTCCGCGGTGCTGGCCGGACTCGCCGAGGGCGTGAGCGCGCTGCTGGTGCGGGTGGGGGAGTCGGGCATCGCCCCGGCGCAACTGGAGAAGGTGTTCGACGGCGTCTACCTGAGCATGGCGCCGGTCATCCTCGACGCGGGCGCCGACTACCGGGCGGCCGCCGATGCGTTGCTGGAACTGGTCAGTCGTGTCGAGGACGACCAGCGTGCGATTCTCTCGATCGACCTCGGGGCGGACCCGCTGACCGCGCCGCTCAGCGACCGGCCGGCCCCGACGATCGACGAGGTGGTCGGACTGGCGCGGACGGTGGCCGATCAGCCCGGGGTGCGGGCCATCACGGTCGACGGGCCGGCATTCCACAACCTCGGGGCCAACGCGACGTGGGAGCTCGCCGGCAGCATCGCCACCGCGGTGTCCTATCTGCGGGTGCTAACCGAGTCCGGGCTGCCGGTGACGAAGGCCTTGGCGCAGATCAGCTTTCGACTGGCCGCCGACGATGATCAGTTCCTGACGATTGCCAAGGTCCGGGCACTGCGCCGGTTGTGGGCGCGGGTGGCCGAGGTGGTCGGCGAGCCGGACCGCGGCGGCGCCGTCGTCCACGCCGAGACCTCGCTGCCGATGATGACCCAGCGCGACCCCTGGGTTAACATGTTGCGCACCACGCTGGCCGCGTTCGGCGCCGGCGTCGGCGGTGCCGACACGGTGCTGGTGTTCCCGTTCGACGTGGCGATCGACGGTGGATTCCCCGGCATGGCAACCAGTTTCGCGCGTCGGATGGCCCGTAACATTCAGCTGCTGCTGCTCGAGGAGTCGCACGTCGGGCGCATCCTCGACCCCGCCGGAGGGTCCTGGTTCGTCGAAGATCTCACCGACCAGCTGGCCAACCAGGCCTGGCAGAGCTTTCAGGCGGTCGAGCAGCGAGGCGGGTTCATCGACGCGCGCGGTTACATCACCGAGCAGATCGCCGAGATCGCCGCGCGCCGCACCGACGACATTGCGCACCGCAAGACCGCGATCACCGGCGTCAACGAGTACCCGAATCTCGCCGAAGCGGCCCTGCCGCAGTCTGATTCGGCCTACTCGCCCCTTGCGGCCGGCAAGCTGATTCGCTACGCGGCTCAGTTCGAAGCGTTGCGGGACCGGTCCGATGCCTTCCTGGAACGCACCGGCGCGCGTCCTACGGCGCTGCTACTGCCGCTCGGTCCGCTGGCGGAACACAACATTCGCGCGACCTTCGCGTCAAACCTGTTGGCATCCGGGGGAATCGAAGCGGTCAATCCCGGAACGGTCGACGCCGACGGTATCGCCAAGGCCGTCACCGACGCGGGCGCGCCGGTGGTGGCGGTGATCTGCGGGACCGACGGCCGCTACAGCGACGAGGCGTCGGCGGTCGTACGGGCCGCCCACGACGCCGGGGTCACCCACGTCTGCCTGGCTGGTCCGCAGAAATCGGTGACCGAGGCGGACCATCAGCCCGATGACTTCCTGACCGCGAAAATCAATGCGGTCGAAGCTCTTTCGAACCTGCTCGACCGGTTGGGGGCCTGA